GGGAGGCGATGAAGATCGAGGAATAGGCCCCGGACAGGAGGCCGATGAACAAGGCCAGCCCGAAGTCCTGGAGGCTGCGGGCGCCGAGGACGTAGGCCCCGATCACCAGGACCGACACGATCGGCATGATGGCGACCAGGCTGGTGTTGATCGAGCGCATCAGCACCTGGTTCATGGCGATGTTGACCGTGTCCGAGTACGTGTAGCGCCCCGTCGACGCCAGCCCGCGCGTGTTCTCCTGCACCTTGTCGAAGACGACGACCGTGTCGTACAGCGAGTACCCGAGGATGGTCAGGAAGGCGATGACCGTGTCGGGGCTCACCGCGAACTGGAACACGGCGTAGATCCCGACCGTGATCAGGATGTCGTGGAACACGGCCACGATGGCGGCCAGAGCCATCTTGGGCTCGAAGCGGATACTGAGGTAGATGATGATGGCGAAGACGAACAGGACGAGGGCCAGGATGGCCTTGTTGGTGATGTCGCTCCCCCACGACGGCCCGACGTCGTTGATGCTGACCGCCGACGTCGGCTGCTTGGCCGCCTTGGCCAGGGCGTCGGTCACCGCCGACTCCAGCTTCGGGTTGGTGGCCCCGTTGTTGCCCTTGACGTAGGCCTGCACCTCGATCGTCGTCTTGTTCCCCTGGCGGAACTGCTCGACGGTCGCATCGGATCCGAGCCCGGCCGACTGGGCGGCGCTGCGCGCCGTGGCGACGGTCAAGCCGTTGGTCGCCGGCACCTC
The sequence above is a segment of the Acidimicrobiales bacterium genome. Coding sequences within it:
- the secF gene encoding protein translocase subunit SecF, with translation MTTEAPAEPVVRRRNIFKRLYYGETASDFVGHRRWWFTGSGLIILIGAVFLVVSGLNLSIDFRGGTSWEVPATNGLTVATARSAAQSAGLGSDATVEQFRQGNKTTIEVQAYVKGNNGATNPKLESAVTDALAKAAKQPTSAVSINDVGPSWGSDITNKAILALVLFVFAIIIYLSIRFEPKMALAAIVAVFHDILITVGIYAVFQFAVSPDTVIAFLTILGYSLYDTVVVFDKVQENTRGLASTGRYTYSDTVNIAMNQVLMRSINTSLVAIMPIVSVLVIGAYVLGARSLQDFGLALFIGLLSGAYSSIFIASPLLAILKEREPRYANIRQRLASRGAVSAILTPQAAAQSGGGLPGGTSARSGGDGVITPRGTGDGRAPEARPGGLRPAANRPGARRPPPRPRKKGRRR